A single window of Tolypothrix sp. NIES-4075 DNA harbors:
- a CDS encoding inositol monophosphatase family protein, with translation MFLDIATEAALAAGAVLQGYLGKLEDAITEKGRPGDLVTAADKASEVVILDILRRHFPEHSILAEESGKLGNQDNEFLWAIDPLDGTTNYAHQYPFFAVSIGLLINGVPQVGVIYDPFHDELYRAATGLGATRNRRPIKVSETSELSKSLLVSGFAYDRRETSDNNYAEFCHLTHLTQGVRRSGSASLDLAHVACGRLDGYWERGLSPWDITAGIILLQEAGGKVTAYDRTPLKIESGRILATNGHIHDSLSQELQQVPPLSVWR, from the coding sequence ATTTTCCTAGATATTGCTACAGAAGCAGCGTTAGCTGCCGGTGCGGTTTTGCAAGGTTACTTGGGTAAGTTAGAAGACGCAATTACCGAAAAAGGACGCCCTGGTGATTTAGTCACCGCTGCTGATAAAGCTTCCGAAGTGGTGATTTTGGATATTTTGCGCCGCCACTTTCCAGAACACTCTATCTTAGCGGAAGAATCAGGTAAGTTAGGAAATCAAGACAATGAATTCCTTTGGGCGATCGACCCCCTAGATGGTACAACTAACTACGCTCATCAATATCCATTTTTTGCAGTTTCCATTGGGCTGTTAATTAATGGTGTTCCCCAAGTAGGTGTGATTTATGACCCATTCCACGATGAATTATACCGTGCAGCCACGGGTTTAGGAGCAACGCGCAATCGTCGTCCTATCAAAGTTTCCGAAACTTCTGAATTAAGTAAAAGTTTGTTAGTTAGCGGGTTTGCTTACGATCGCCGCGAAACATCCGACAATAATTATGCCGAATTTTGTCACCTTACCCATCTAACGCAAGGAGTTAGACGCAGTGGTTCCGCATCTTTAGATTTGGCACATGTCGCCTGCGGACGTTTGGATGGCTATTGGGAAAGAGGTCTTTCACCTTGGGATATTACCGCTGGCATTATTTTACTACAAGAAGCCGGCGGTAAAGTCACCGCTTACGATCGCACTCCTTTAAAAATTGAGTCAGGTAGAATTCTTGCCACCAACGGTCACATCCATGACAGCCTAAGTCAGGAATTACAGCAAGTTCCCCCTTTGTCAGTGTGGAGATGA
- a CDS encoding ABC transporter ATP-binding protein, with the protein MTNDYLLEVNDVRAGYIKDVDILQGVNFRVEAGELVTVIGPNGAGKSTLAKTIFGLLTPHTGTITFKGENITGLKSNQIVQRGMCYVPQIANVFPSLTVEENLEMGAFVRNVALKPLKDKIFSMFPRLSDRRRQRAGTLSGGERQMLAMGKALMLEPSLLLLDEPSAALSPILVTQVFEQIKQINQSGTAIVLVEQNARKALEMAHRGCVLESGRDAITGAGQDLLNDPKVGELYLGAGKRH; encoded by the coding sequence ATGACTAATGACTATTTATTAGAAGTTAACGATGTCCGTGCTGGATATATAAAAGACGTGGATATCCTGCAAGGTGTAAATTTTCGGGTGGAAGCGGGGGAATTAGTTACAGTAATTGGTCCCAACGGTGCTGGTAAATCCACCTTGGCAAAAACCATTTTTGGACTTTTGACACCTCATACAGGTACAATTACCTTCAAAGGTGAAAATATCACCGGATTGAAATCTAATCAAATTGTGCAGCGGGGAATGTGCTACGTACCGCAAATTGCCAACGTTTTCCCCTCCCTCACCGTCGAAGAAAATCTCGAAATGGGTGCTTTTGTCCGCAACGTTGCTTTAAAGCCGTTGAAAGATAAAATATTTAGCATGTTTCCTAGATTAAGCGATCGCCGTCGTCAACGTGCCGGCACACTTTCTGGAGGGGAACGTCAAATGTTAGCAATGGGCAAAGCTTTGATGTTAGAACCGAGTTTGCTGCTATTAGATGAACCTTCAGCGGCATTATCTCCCATTTTGGTAACGCAAGTATTCGAGCAGATTAAACAAATTAATCAGAGTGGTACAGCGATCGTACTAGTAGAGCAAAATGCTCGTAAGGCACTAGAAATGGCTCATCGGGGTTGCGTGCTAGAATCTGGACGCGATGCTATCACAGGTGCCGGTCAAGACTTGTTAAACGATCCTAAAGTCGGTGAATTGTATCTTGGTGCCGGGAAGAGGCATTAG
- a CDS encoding ATP phosphoribosyltransferase regulatory subunit, producing the protein MVYQPAAGARDLLPLDVAQKRWIEDRLQQVFHRWGYHRIITSTLERMDTLMAGEAIDRKRVIQLQNSEDEELGLRPELTASIARTAVTRMAGVTFPQRLYYNANVFRRTNESRHNRQQEFYQAGVELLGGGGLLGNAEVLLLVSDCLQALSISHWHLILGEAGITRSLLSAFPPNLQATVRSAIANLDRIALDSLPLSDELKQRARIILDLRGTSADVLEKVSNLGLDAEQQAAVNDLKSLVELLKSKGDFPLILDLSLIQTIDYYTGIVFEVVTDTEMQARVLGRGGRYDQLLGLYHPQGENIPGIGFALNIEDLYQILLLNKYLPQATPASNCLVVPETANAYAAAFAYAQKLRDSTDLVRVEIDLGERDAEAIREYVRDRQIAQIVWIQADGSPKIELTS; encoded by the coding sequence ATGGTGTATCAACCAGCAGCGGGTGCAAGGGATTTATTACCCTTAGATGTAGCTCAAAAACGCTGGATTGAAGATAGGTTACAACAAGTGTTTCACCGTTGGGGATATCACAGGATTATCACCTCAACTTTAGAACGCATGGATACTCTAATGGCGGGAGAAGCAATCGATCGCAAAAGAGTGATTCAATTGCAAAATTCCGAAGATGAAGAATTAGGCTTGCGTCCAGAACTCACAGCCTCAATTGCGCGTACCGCAGTAACACGCATGGCTGGTGTTACTTTTCCGCAACGCTTGTATTATAATGCCAATGTGTTTCGCCGCACGAATGAAAGTCGGCACAATCGCCAGCAAGAATTTTATCAAGCTGGAGTAGAGTTGCTTGGTGGTGGGGGATTGTTGGGAAATGCAGAAGTGCTACTGTTGGTATCTGATTGTCTGCAAGCACTTTCAATTTCACATTGGCATTTAATTTTAGGCGAAGCGGGAATTACGCGATCGCTTTTATCGGCTTTTCCCCCAAACTTGCAAGCTACAGTCAGAAGTGCGATCGCTAATTTAGATCGTATCGCTCTCGACAGTTTACCCTTGAGCGATGAACTCAAACAACGCGCCCGAATCATCTTAGATTTGCGCGGAACGAGCGCAGATGTTTTGGAAAAAGTCAGCAATTTAGGATTAGACGCCGAACAGCAAGCGGCGGTAAACGATCTCAAATCTCTGGTAGAATTACTAAAATCCAAAGGGGATTTCCCGTTAATTCTTGACCTCAGCTTAATCCAAACCATAGATTATTACACCGGCATTGTGTTTGAAGTTGTCACTGATACCGAAATGCAAGCGCGGGTTTTAGGACGGGGTGGTCGCTACGACCAGCTTTTGGGACTATATCATCCCCAAGGCGAAAATATCCCCGGTATTGGCTTTGCACTCAATATCGAAGACTTATACCAAATATTATTATTAAATAAGTATTTACCGCAAGCCACACCAGCCAGCAACTGTTTAGTAGTACCAGAGACAGCAAATGCTTACGCTGCGGCGTTTGCTTACGCGCAAAAACTCCGAGATTCTACAGATTTGGTGCGGGTAGAAATCGACTTAGGGGAACGTGACGCAGAAGCAATTCGGGAATATGTACGCGATCGTCAAATTGCTCAAATTGTCTGGATTCAAGCTGATGGATCACCGAAAATTGAATTAACTTCGTGA
- a CDS encoding indolepyruvate ferredoxin oxidoreductase subunit alpha translates to MPHTIVTNVCEGVADCVDACPVACIHPGPGKNTKGTDWYWIDFATCIDCGICLQVCPVEGAIVPEERPDLQKTP, encoded by the coding sequence ATGCCGCATACTATTGTTACTAATGTTTGTGAAGGTGTCGCAGATTGCGTCGATGCTTGCCCAGTAGCTTGCATTCATCCGGGACCGGGGAAAAACACCAAGGGAACAGATTGGTATTGGATTGACTTTGCTACCTGCATTGACTGTGGTATATGTCTTCAAGTATGCCCGGTAGAAGGAGCGATCGTTCCCGAAGAAAGACCGGATTTACAGAAAACGCCATAA
- a CDS encoding J domain-containing protein, translating to MSWKIDRGLFKYDFIDYHAVLCVPVDADVKDIRKRYLKIARRLHPDSNASASAAEKQQKSELLSKWVNPAYEKLSADRTRAEYMVVLSQMGKRLVQESSSVELNTDLARQLASVPNVDHVYKSAIAKIAETQYDSLEKVLQIVAYVSELNLVYLMRTAGKSFAASQQATQSKINTAVPTPNKATNTPPPAPPAPPKEDSVAIQYLRRAQELLGKNQLAQARVELQDAIKLEPNNSRCHSLIGVVYLKQNQSTMAKVHFDRALQLDPNDEMALKGKRVLEQALGQKPGGSKVTSSSNGGKQPDKSGNGGLFGGLFGGKKK from the coding sequence ATGTCTTGGAAAATAGATCGTGGACTGTTTAAGTACGATTTCATAGATTATCACGCAGTTTTGTGCGTTCCGGTGGATGCGGATGTAAAAGATATTCGCAAACGCTATCTGAAAATCGCTCGTCGTCTGCACCCTGATAGTAATGCTAGCGCTAGCGCTGCTGAGAAACAGCAGAAAAGTGAGTTGTTATCAAAGTGGGTTAATCCTGCTTATGAAAAACTGTCAGCCGATCGCACGCGTGCAGAATATATGGTAGTTTTGTCGCAAATGGGCAAACGTTTGGTACAAGAATCGTCTTCGGTGGAACTGAACACTGATTTGGCTAGGCAGTTAGCTAGTGTACCAAATGTGGATCATGTATATAAAAGTGCGATCGCTAAAATTGCCGAAACTCAATATGACTCTTTAGAAAAAGTACTACAAATCGTTGCTTATGTCAGTGAGTTAAATTTAGTTTACTTAATGCGGACTGCGGGTAAATCATTTGCAGCTTCCCAGCAAGCAACCCAAAGCAAAATTAACACAGCTGTACCTACCCCAAATAAAGCTACAAATACACCTCCTCCTGCCCCACCAGCACCACCAAAAGAAGATTCTGTGGCAATTCAGTATTTGCGTCGTGCCCAAGAATTGCTCGGAAAAAATCAATTGGCACAAGCTAGGGTAGAATTGCAAGATGCCATAAAACTAGAGCCTAATAATAGTCGCTGTCATAGCTTGATCGGAGTGGTGTATTTGAAGCAAAATCAAAGCACAATGGCAAAGGTTCACTTTGACCGCGCTCTGCAACTAGACCCCAATGACGAAATGGCATTGAAGGGTAAACGCGTACTAGAACAGGCTTTGGGACAAAAACCAGGTGGTTCTAAAGTGACTTCATCCTCTAATGGGGGTAAGCAACCAGATAAATCTGGCAATGGTGGTTTATTTGGTGGTTTGTTTGGTGGGAAGAAAAAATAA